Below is a genomic region from Argopecten irradians isolate NY chromosome 14, Ai_NY, whole genome shotgun sequence.
aataaacatttcaatttcttcttaaataaatatatcaaatatccatcctacattgtacaaaccatgatttttaatgtacataattatgtatctACCTTGAAGAATACTGAGCAGTCTTTCACAAAAGACAATGGCCTGACAATATGACAAAGGCCTGAGTTTCTTCTCATACGGACACTTTACATAGAAGTTCTGGccacacatacaatgtatgcatCTTTCTGTCAGTATGCCAAAACCTAATGTGAAGGCAGAGGAAAACTCAGGCCTGCTCTACTCCAGAAAATTAAAATTCTGTATCAGATCATTTACTTCTTTCTCTTTCACACAATTCACTCACTAACAAAGATCACAGAAGACATGTATAACTAAAAAATTTAGTCACTAACATTCAAACACgtatcaatataaaaattgtacaattataatacattgtataaataagaaaatatagtaCACTTGGCATATCAACACCTGGTGGCTTGTTTATACATATAAGGAGGACGGATTTCTATCACAAAGTTATCTTCTTAATCTATTATCATGGTCCTAGGTAAGCCAGTCATTCACTGGGGAATGTTTTACTTAAAATATTAGCAAACCATTTcgatatatttcaattatatttctCAAGTCCCCTCCCTAAAAATTTCTTCAACCAAATTGCTTTTCTCAGTATGCAACATACAATAACATTCAAAATGCAACGAGCCACGATTTTTACCAAAATTCAGCTCAAATTCTCTGTCTTTTCCCCACATACACTGCATTGATATTGAATCTGTATTTTATAATGGCAAACATTCTTACTAAAATAGCACATTTTCATGTAAACCACCTGCATTTTGTGGCAGTgttcaaatatatttgaaataccAAGATTAGAGCTAAAGATGGGTTACTGTGAACAACTAAATCAAAGCCTGTTGTGCATGAAACAAATTGTAAATGACTGCAAGTATTCCTAAATGTTGCTGCATTTATGAGACAGTAAAATAGCATTCCAGGCATAAcaatttttctttacatttgtAGTTCTACAAATGTAACCTTGTAGCTTACGAAGATTctataaaataaacaacattctAGATTCATCtatttgaaatttgacctaTTATATCCTATACTTCTTGGCGTTACTGTTGATGCTGGCCAGTCCCTGATTCTAGATTCACAAATTTGACCTATTATTTCCTATACTTCTTGGCGTTGTTGTCGACGCTGGCCAGTCCCACCAGTTCCTGCTGAAGATGACGACGTTACTGTTGGGCGTTCACGCTCCTTTTGGTATTCCATCTCCATCTTCGCTTCAATTTTCTCCCAGTCTACCTCAATCTGccaaaattcaaataaaaatcactgtcaaaaattcaaaatatttcttaatcTACACATCTATAAGCAATAACAAATTAGCTGAacaaaattattgtattttgtatttcatataGATACATACCCCATCCATGTACTGTAGGTAGcgtttgttgttttctttcttttcaaacCGGACCAGATATTTCTTTCTGTACCCTAGTACTGTGTCCACATGTGTTTTATGTTTAACAGCTAACTCCAACGCCCTGTAACACAAACACATATACACTCAACACTATTCTAAAGACTTGCAGGGGAGTGGGATGCATAAAATCTCCaatgaaaatcatatataactACCTACAATCTCATGGTAAGATTCTAGTAACCCGAAATTAGTGTCAATATAAGATTGAATTATACATTGCTAAAACTCAAAATGTTCCAAGCAACATGCCATAGTGAAACAAGATGAAGAATACCTATATGAGAATAACAGTTTCTAACACAGTTCTGTCAGGTAGACAGATATCGCAACTTGAGTGGGGGATTTTGACTAATCAGCAGAAAGTTTGCCTACTGCTGACTAGCCAAAACTTGTCATAATGGTTAAGACATATCCCATCATACTTTGCTGACCAATATGATTGGTTTCTTCAATAGAGAAAATACAGTTTaactattgttttctttttaagaattttaaagCAGAATTAAAGCCTGTTGCAGTTACATCACAAGTTATGACATCTGTCAAGATTAAGCCTATTGAATCAACAATATTATAAATTACACAATGTTGTAACATCAATTCTCAACCCTAAGGCAAGGTAAGAAATAAATCACATTGGTAAAGAAAAGGGAATTGTCACTGTGGAAAAATTGTAGATATTTCTGCCCAGAGCAAAAACACATCATCATTAAAGAGCccaattgaccccttttgacccctcccctcaggccccccgggggtcagccctatcatttgcacaattttgaatccccaccctataaggatgctaccattgcattatgggtgctatcccatgcttggcttcagagaagaagtcgtttatatggaaatagccaaattggccccttttgaccccgcccctaaggccccagGGGGATCAACCCCATcacttgtacaattttaaatccccactctataaggatgctaccattgcattatgggtgctatccaatgcttggtttcagagaagaagtcgtttatatggagatagccaaattgaccccttttgaccccacccctcaggccccccccgggggtcagccccatcatttgtacaattttgaatccccaccctataattatactaccattgcattctgagtgctatctcatacatagtttcagagaagaagtcgtttatatggaaatagccaaattggccccttttgaccccgcccctcaggccccagggggATCAACCCCATcacttgtacaattttaaatccccactctataaggatgctaccattgcattatgggtgctaacCCAtccttggtttcagagaagtcgtttatatggagatagccaaattgaccccttttgaccccacccctcaggccccctccgggggtcagccccatcatttgtacaattttgaatccccaccctataattatactaccattgcattctgagtgctatctcatacatagtttcagagaagaagtcgtttatatggaaatagccaaattgaccccttttgaccccgcccctcaggcccccggggggtcagccccatcatttgtacaattttgaatcccaaccctataaggatgctaccatagCATTATGGGTGCtctcccatgcttggtttcagagaagaagtcgtttatatggaaatagccaaattgactccttttggccccgcccctcaggcccctggggggtcagccccatcatttgtacaatttatagttagtagcccataaggatgctaccagtcaaattttgttgaaatccgaccagcggttatggagaagtcgattgttgacggacgacggacgccggaagctgcggtatcccataagctcacctcggtcctttggaccaggttaGACAATATTATAAATTACACAATGTTGTAACATCAATTCTCAACCCTAAGGCAAGGTAAGAAATAAATCACATTGGTAAAGAAAAGGGAATTGTCACTGTGGAAAAATTGTAGATATTTCTGCCCAGAGCAAAAACACATCATCATTAAAGACAATCATCATAACTGCTCCCTGTATAACGTACCTGTCCCAGTTGTACAGCTGGATATTTAGCATGATGGCTCTGAAGATGAGTCCCGCCTGTAAAAGGATAGCCTCCGCGTCCTGCTGATTACCACACAGTAATGCCATCTCAGCGTTCCTTGCCTCCTTTACTGGGATATCCTTGATGTTCACTATAAACTGTACTTTTTCTGCCTGTAAAATGATAAAGGtattgatgatatttacaatttataGCTTTACGAATAGAAATTTTTGCTTGTTCATATGAATTATTAAAGTTATAGTATTTAAAGAATTTataacaacattaaaatatgagaacaagttttttttatgataCACATGATCAAGCTAAATGTACAAGAGCCTGTTTATCAACAGATTTAGTAACTCCAATGATCCGAAACTGTATTCAAATTGGATTCAATGTTACAGCAGTATAACTGATTTATGCATTTTATTACTAAAGTCTTTGGTAAAGCTTTTTTTACAGATCATCATATGTTATAAAACGAAAGTAGAAATCTAATGTCACACCAAACATTTAAAACTTAGTCGTCTAATTAAAATATCTACAAATTACACATCACCTCTTTGATGGCAGCGTAGGCGATCTCCGCAGTGTTTAATTCCTTAGCATAGGCTGACATGGCCGCAAGGCACGACCACAAGGTCTCATCCTGCAAATCAGATGTTAggtattttcaaattaaacacACGCGCTAAAGTTCCAGATACATATCAGCTCATAATCTCACATCCTAACACAGGATTTTGATGGTAGCAAAAATACGGAATTTGGTGAGAGAAATATCACACTGTTAACAAACAATACCTGCTTTAGTAACTgactttgtataaatatataatgacacaATTAAACCTGTGTAAAAGACCACTTGTCCTTTgagtggtcattatagacaagtttgactatATGTAATAATCATGCTTATAGCATTTACCTGTTGTGGTGAATGGAACTAATATCACCAAATATACATACTATCATGTATATTTTGAATCATGTCACTATTAATTTTggaaacacaaataaatatataaaataaaataatattacagATTATGCATTTTATTACTAAAGTCTTTATGAAACGAAAGTAGAAATCTAATGTCACACCAAACATTTAAAACTTAGTCGTCTAATTAAAATATCTACAAATTACACGTCACCTCTTTGATGGCAGCGTAGGCGATCTCCGCAGTGTTTAATTCCTTAGCATAGGCTGACATGGCCGCAAGGCACGACCACAAGGTCTCATCCTGCAAATCAGATGTTAggtattttcaaattaaacacACGCGCTAAAGTTCCAGATACATATCAGCTCATAATCTCACATCCTAACACAGGATTTTGATGGTAGCAAAAATACGGAATTTGGTGAGAGAAATAATCACACTGTTAACAAACAATACCTGCTTTAGTAACTgactttgtataaatatataatgacacaattcaacctgtgtaaaAGAGCCCACTTGTCCATTgagtggtcattatagacaagtttgactatATGTAATAATCATGCTTATAGCATTTACCTGTTGTGGTGAATGGAACTAATATCACCAAATATACATACTATCATGTATATTTTGAATCATGTCACTATTAATTTTggaaacacaaataaatatataaaataaaataatatgacataaatgttgatttaattaaaaagGGACACTATGTAAGAATAATGATATCTTTCGTCATCAAGATGTTACCACCCCTTACCTGTATTAACCACAACCATGTATATacgtttctttttttttgtctttttgatTGTACCACAAATATTACGAGATGACTAAGATATGCTTTGCCTTATGTCCAATCCTACTGACAGActtttgtcaaaaaatatttGGTAATTGAAACTAAAATTATGCTTACCTTGACAAAGCGACAGAGCCGGACGGCATCGTTCCATCGACCAGACTGTACATAGGAGTGAAGTATACAGGGGTGAGGAGATATAGAGGTACTGACGATTGATCCTTCCGCTCGTCGTATTATAACATGGTTACCATTGAACTGTGTAAGCTGAGGATTCTTACCAAACTCACTGTAAAATGAAGTTAACAGATggtgatacatgtacattgtatttgtacaCTTGCAATATTTTTAAAACCAAATCATGCTATAgcttttgtttttcattatgCACAGATACAGTATGACTTGTCTAATCTAAATTCCTGTGTATTCGACAGTAATTCTATGGTACTTtccttttcaatttttaataattaCAACCTGTGCAATCTGATAACTCAAGATACTGCTTATattggttttcttttttttcccaaACACAAATGGAATCATCAGATTATTAAAATGgtttacaaaattaaattaattttgtttagtAATTGATAAAATTGTCATCCAGAACCTTTTAACTTATTCACTCCtgagacacatttaggctctttcAAATCAAAGAtcagaccagtccattatgaaatttcaggaatGAATgagtttattttcttttttctttccttACTGACCTTGCCTCCTTTTCAAAGATGGTTTTAGACGCGAGGTCTCTGTCAACATAGATGGTGTTAGGGTAATACCAGACGGTGAACTTGCCATCAGCCAGAGCTGCCAGCATGTTAGAGACATCGTTCCAGGCTAAAGACTGGATCATATTACCTATAATTCATATTAGATTACAGTACAACATGGTTACATAGCGAACCTTTGGGGAATTACGAAATCActtgttataaaaataatttgttgtaAAAGTATTACAGACATTGTACAGGAACATTGACAAGGAATGAATGACAATTAATACATGATAACTATGAATACTTTGTAAGTGTGCTCATTATAAACTACAAAACGTGATTTATTGTATCAACAAATGTAAATTTCAAGACTCTATAAAAGTATATTGCTTGACAATCAAAATTCTAATCTCTGGATAAGGCAAAAGGTTgatcatttgaacaagctttTAATTCAATGAAACTGTACTTACTTGATATAATGACCTATATTGTACACTCTAACCATTAGCCAATATTATTAACTTTTAGGGGTGAAACCGTACAGATACTTCACGGTTCGGTACGTATTGCGGTATAGAGCGTACGGTTCGGTACATGTAAAACTGATAAGAGATGAAAAAGGCAATGAACTCAGTGTAAACTGTTCAACTCCCAAGTTTATtgaattcaaaaatcaaaattttactgCAAATCGTCCggaatgacattttttttttaagaacacAAGTTTGTCTACGTTTTCACAAGAAAGGGAGGCCTTTTGATGTCACGCGATATCCCCGGCTGTTAACACTTTCTAACTTTCCACTGATGTTTTCAACAATGAAGTATGGACGCATGTCAACTGCAATAAAAAACCCAATTGCCTGTGTAACTTTTTTGGATTTACAGTTATTTATtgggtaatttttttttaatatctccGATATCGTCGTCTGGCATTGTGAGTTTTTGGCAGTACTTGCGGTCGAAACTTGTCCAACTTGGACTTGAGTTGAGCatgtgtgatgtcagtatacaCGTTGCCGATGTAGTGTTTTCTAACTAAGTGTGTTCATATTTGATGTATTGCCATGCTTATACAAAAAATCGACATAACATATATACGGCATGTAGCTGCCGTAGCGTCCTTCGTTCTAAAACCAAATTGTTCTAAAACTGCAGAACGGTACGATGCTCTATTGCCGGAGCATCTCTCAAATGTACAGACGATGCCTCCTCCATTTCCTGTCAAAACATTGACTTTATGTAAGGCGGTTTGTGATTGGGTCACAATGACGGCCGCATGACCAATCAGAGACTCGTTGTTATCGGACTTGTGTAACCGGCGTAGAGTGAAAAAGACACCCATAGAAAACTTTTCCACTCACGGTGCATGTACCGTACTTTGTGTTAACAATACCGTGTACCGAACCGAGCACGTAATACCGCGGTTCTACTACACCGCGGTATACCGTTTCACCCCTATTAACTTTTGACACTTTGATTCAATATTGACTAATGTGTGCACAGAAATGCACACCTTACCTAATTTACTACCCTTACGTTCAGTACCAGATATCTTACCTAATTTACTACCCTTCTACTCTTGTGTTCAGTACCAGATATCTTACCTAATTTGCTACTCTGACGTTCAGAACCAGATATCTTACCTAATTTGCTACTCTTGGGTTCAGTACCAGATATCTTACCTAATTTGCTACAGCTACGTTCAGTACCAGATATCTTACCTAATTTGCTACTCTTGCGTTCAGTACCAAACACTCTAACTGGCGTGAGATACAGGTCCCTATTTTTGTCAATGATTGCTAATCGACGTTCTGTGGCAGGGCCGCACTGATCCAAGGCAATCTCCATCACCTCTAGCTATAAATAGCAACATAACATTCAGGTAAAATGATTACCAGAGTACTGACCAATGCaataacataaataaaacaataaaagtgAGAAATATCCTGTCAGATAAGATGgctatttaaatgaaaatacaatatgGAACAAACCTATTTccatgaaataaacaaatatattttcaattttatttctcCATTTACTTGAAAATTTAAGTTTTATTCTAAGGAGTggtaaatgataattttaaaattgttccAACAAACTGAAGAAATCCAACATCTTACCTTGTGTGTGATTGGTTTGCCATCTCCAAGGGGCTTTCCATTTTGAGCATCAAACACATAAATAACTGAAATCGAAATTgctttaattttcaatttagtCTTAAACCTCAAAATATAGTCACCACCTAAAGATTTATTGACTGAACAATTAAAGCTCTAACTTATAATTAcattaacataataaaatagTTAAATATACATGGTATGTATTATTTAatactatcaatataatatctgGAGTTTCCTGTATTGtgcattatattacatgtattccatctccatattttgttttctatgttAAGTTGTTAACTTCCATTTTCCAGGAGAATAAATGGAAGTGTTGTCATTAATGTATCCTCTAACATCGCTAAGTCAATACAAAAGCATGTTGTAACTACAGAATAGTGtatttataacacaaataagctattttattttaaagttgATAAGTTATCATACATAATTCTTCATTCTGTTTCtatcaataacaaaataaactttttttacctttttcatCGGCCTTGTCTCTGATAGCTATTGTGTCATTACTGATAGACACTGTCTGATAGTTGAGGATGTCTGCTCTCATGCCTGTGTACCGCGGGGAACAAACGAGTCGGCCATCATACGAGTATACATACAGACCTGCACTGTCAACTAGCAAGAAATGTCTGAAAATAGAATGGATAAATTATAAGAGTAATTTCTTCAAGTAAAATAGTTTAGGTCTTTCTCACTAGACAAACAATTGTTGTTACTGTTAAATCTTTTGACAAAGATGGAGAAAACTAGAACTGTAAGTCATGGCCAACTAAATTGACTCCCTACCCTCCCACTACAGTTAACCCAAATAAAACGAAAACACATGTAGAATCAAATATGCTCACCAAGGATCCAtacataaattttgtttatgttcATTTTGACCTAACTATTAATTAGCAAAACGATAATTAAATCATAtgactttacaagagagtagccATGAAATAATCAGAACATTAATTATCATGAAATCATGTAGAATACCTACTTTTCTGACTGTAGGATGAGTGACACATTGCCTTCCTTCAGGTCAAATATCATCGGAGTGTTCCAGTTTTTCACACTATAACAATAGAGGTATCATTAGTTAGAAATTCAttctgtatacatcagataCTCCGTTTTATTCTGGGATATTATTTAATGGCCAAGTACGAACATTGAAAACTTATCATTTCTATTGGTAAAGCAAAGTTGGAATAACTTTAAGAAAAACAACAGACCTTTGGCAGGACCTGAGCTCCTGGCAAATGCCATATAAAAGACCTTGAATTATAAAATGTAGAGAAGTAGTAGAATGTAACACACCTTAATACACATGCTGACATTATTGGGGTCCTGAGTTGTTTGTAGAGTATTTATCATAtccaaaattgaaatttgataTATGACAACTGCCAATACTGTTAGGTTTTTATAAAGTTTTCTTCAGCTAAACCTCCACAATCTCAAGTTTAAACTTCAAACCATACATCCACTACCGTTAAAATAAAAGTCTAATCTATAATCTGGTATAATTGTATAGCATTTTCTAAAATCTTTCTTATTCTATAGAagttaaaacctgtataatccagaaaccTGGCAATACTGGCCAAATATAATGGACTTGATAACATCCAGTCTAGACAAGTTAAACTGTATGTTGAAGAGCACAAATTGTATCAGAAATGAagtttatgtatgtttataacaTTGAGGAGAAATTGGAGAATGGCCATGAAAataattcagtaaaatatttaCTGTCCTATCTGCAATTAGGCGTACCTGTATATGTAACATTGTGTAGATGTAGCGACCACCAGGTGATTAAAAGCTAGAGACAATTTGATGATCCTGTCCCGGAAGTCCAGAGATTCTACAGCGTCATTCATAACATTTCTTACGTGGACCTGTTTACCTCCTGTAACTGATGCCTCGAAATTCTTCCACTCCAAACGTCTACAAAACAAGATTTGAAAGGTTGTTCAGCTCTGCAACCAGATCTCTCAACTGTTCATATGTATTATTGTGTTGATTTCTgattggttagaaatttggtcatgtttatattttgatggTAAATGCAAACACAGGTGGTACTTTTATTACGTGATATAAAGCCAGGAATTCATCGATAGTCAAAATGGTGTCCAGAGTCGCTTGTATCAAGATAATTTTTGTGTGTCCAAAGTGGCTTACATGGAAAAAGTGCAATGACATGAAAATTTGCGTACGTGT
It encodes:
- the LOC138307592 gene encoding intraflagellar transport protein 80 homolog, translated to MRLKTNLQRETKHSELVSCVGWTTPEELFSGADDHLVLKWNLNTNETTTLVKLPDEVFPTDMHWFPKAAGGGKKAVSDLFVLTSTDGKFHLISKTGRVEKSIEAHKGAVLAGRWSFDGTAFVTAGEDGAVKIWSRSGMLRSTLTQNSMSVYGVAWGPDSDSVLFTNGKQLVIKSMQANAKPTMWRAHDGVVLVVDWNPVNNLIISGAEDCRYKVWDTYGRVMYNSFQHDYPITSLAWTPDGELFAVGSFNTLRLCDQAGWSYALEKPNTGSLFKLAWSSDGTQVAGAGGNGQVLIAHVIEKRLEWKNFEASVTGGKQVHVRNVMNDAVESLDFRDRIIKLSLAFNHLVVATSTQCYIYSVKNWNTPMIFDLKEGNVSLILQSEKHFLLVDSAGLYVYSYDGRLVCSPRYTGMRADILNYQTVSISNDTIAIRDKADEKVIYVFDAQNGKPLGDGKPITHKLEVMEIALDQCGPATERRLAIIDKNRDLYLTPVRVFGTERKSSKLGNMIQSLAWNDVSNMLAALADGKFTVWYYPNTIYVDRDLASKTIFEKEASEFGKNPQLTQFNGNHVIIRRAEGSIVSTSISPHPCILHSYVQSGRWNDAVRLCRFVKDETLWSCLAAMSAYAKELNTAEIAYAAIKEAEKVQFIVNIKDIPVKEARNAEMALLCGNQQDAEAILLQAGLIFRAIMLNIQLYNWDRALELAVKHKTHVDTVLGYRKKYLVRFEKKENNKRYLQYMDGIEVDWEKIEAKMEMEYQKERERPTVTSSSSAGTGGTGQRRQQRQEV